The following coding sequences lie in one Drosophila bipectinata strain 14024-0381.07 chromosome XR, DbipHiC1v2, whole genome shotgun sequence genomic window:
- the LOC138925555 gene encoding uncharacterized protein encodes MEAATTKPSINNKVDLNMEEDGVNPNGNVDALSVSIASSPSSFGKSVTTSPRLSWFSSGSNPAPSDCTAINNLASLNQENFTEMETSDDDHMECNTDPLSTSTPKISRELSLFIGKPGPMCSKRKKSFPLSLSLRKRPRRGTSKHKRSSSKNTPKGLTSRDNLLLDANTNVTSMPAMNKNSAKESNSLTNRKPEYEIPANFLHDGPSTSKDAAKLLKLSSLRDSEDKIPAIFLYNITTIQPLLDSINSIPGVMEKNFITTTLNGNRIKIMCKNSTTYQLIMNQLETENKEIHTHQSKSDRGYRVIIRRLHHSTPYDLIRNHINNLGFTVRYINNIKHRRSHKPLDLFEVELAPSLDNSNVLYLRKPNPVS; translated from the coding sequence ATGGAAGCTGCTACCACAAAACCCAGCATTAATAACAAAGTGGATCTCAACATGGAAGAAGATGGAGTCAACCCTAATGGAAATGTGGATGCACTATCAGTGTCCATTGCCAGCTCCCCTAGTTCCTTTGGAAAAAGTGTCACTACATCACCTAGGCTTTCTTGGTTCTCTTCTGGCTCTAACCCGGCTCCAAGTGACTGCACAGCTATTAATAATCTGGCCTCTTTGAATCAGGAAAACTTCACTGAAATGGAGACTTCAGATGATGACCACATGGAATGCAACACTGATCCGCTATCCACATCTACTCCAAAAATCTCTCGGGAGCTCTCCCTGTTTATTGGTAAACCAGGACCAATGTGCAGCAAGAGGAAAAAATCATTCCCACTATCATTATCCCTGCGTAAGCGCCCCAGGCGTGGTACTTCTAAACATAAAAGAAGCTCTTCCAAGAATACTCCCAAAGGCCTGACCTCTCGTGATAATCTTCTACTGGATGCTAATACAAATGTTACTAGTATGCCTGCCATGAATAAAAACTCAGCTAAGGAATCCAACTCTCTCACCAACCGTAAACCTGAATATGAAATCCCGGCTAATTTTCTTCACGATGGACCCTCCACCAGCAAGGATGCTGCAAAACTACTTAAATTGTCATCTCTTCGTGATTCAGAGGATAAAATCCCGgctatttttctttataataTTACCACCATCCAACCCCTTCTTGATTCTATCAACTCCATTCCTGGTGTTATGGAGAAAAACTTTATCACTACTACTCTTAATGGAAACCGTATTAAAATTATGTGCAAAAACTCCACTACATACCAACTAATCATGAATCAATTAGAGactgaaaataaagaaatccaCACACACCAATCCAAATCTGATCGCGGGTATAGAGTAATTATTCGTCGGCTTCATCACTCCACACCTTATGATCTAATCCGTAATCACATTAACAATCTGGGATTCACTGTTCGATATATTAACAATATTAAACACCGCCGCAGCCATAAACCTCTTGACTTATTTGAAGTTGAACTTGCACCGTCCTTAGATAACTCGAATGTTCTGTATTTAAGGAAGCCAAATCCCGTCTCTTAG